Below is a window of Agathobacter rectalis ATCC 33656 DNA.
TGCAGGTTGTCCATCATCGTTTCAGACATATTCGCTGCTGCTCCGTCTGCATTGTTGATGGCATCTGCCAACTTATTGTAGTCCTCTTCCGAGGCGTTCAAGATAGCAAGCAAGCCTTTCTGTGCCTGCGTTCCTGCGATTGTATTTGCCAGGTTTGACTTCTGCTCTGCCGTCATACCTGCCGTAGCCGTCCTTAACTCACCCATCACGTCAGATAAATCCCTGGCCTGTCCGTTGGAATCAAAAAAGCTGATGCCTAAGTCTTTCATAGCATCAGCCGCTCCATTGGTGTTCGTCGATAATCTCGTGAATATTGAGTTGAGTGCCGTACCGGCCATCGTTCCCTTAATTCCGGTATTTGCCATTAAGCCTGTCATAAGGGCAACATCTTCTATGGAGTAACTGAGCGACCCTGCCATAGAACCTGCATATTTGAAAGTCTCGCCCATTCCGGAGACTGTCGTGTTCGCATTTGATGCAGCCGCTGCCAATACATCTGAGAAGTGTCCGGCATCACCAGCTTTCATATTGAACGCCGTAAGCGCATCCGTAACAATATCGGATGTCGTTGCCAAATCTTCTCCGGAAGCTGCCGCCAAGCTGAGAATGCCTTCGATACCGTTCAGCATATCGTCGGTTTTCCATCCAGCCATTGCCATGTAGTTAAACGCCTGCGCTGACTCTTCGGCTGTGAATTTCGTGGTTGCACCCATTTCCTTCGCCTTATTCGTCAGTTTGACAAGCTCTGTGCTGGTGGCTCCGCTTATAGCCTGGACCTGTGACATTGCGGCCTCGAAGTCCTTGTATGTCTCTATCGTGTCTTTCAGACCGATACTGACTCCCAGGACCGCTCCGACTTGGAAGATCGGATTCTTCAACAGGTTTATGATCCCTCGAACCGGGGAGGTTATGAGGTCAATCGCTCGCATTGTAACGCTCCATGTTTTCCCTGCAAAACCCCTTAACCCATTACCCAGCGTAGAGAGTACCGGACTGATCCGTTCCTTCGCTTCAAGCAGGACTTCGTACTTTTCTTTCGCCCAACTTGCCAGGCTCTTTTCGGTTTTTTGAGCTTGCTTGTCAAACTTGGAAACTGTGTCGCTCGCTTTCTTGGCTGAACTATTCGCACTATTGGCCGCTCGTTCCATCTTCTCGAATTTCTTCGTAGCATTGGAGACTCCCGGATCGGTATTATCGACCGTCTCAATAGGAATTTCGATTCTAAGTGTTTCCGCCACCGTCATTACCTCCTTTCTGTGATTCTAGGGTTATCCGCATAGACGCAAGCATGAACGCCTGCACGCCTTTCGGTTTCTCGTAAAATTCATCGGGGGTTATTCCTGTCTTTTGGAATATGTGATGCAGCAAGCACATCTTGCCCCCCGCTTCAATTAGTTTTTTGCTACTTCCTCAATGTTGCTCTCGTAGCCGCTGAGGGTGTCGATCGCATCAATAATGCGGTCTTTCTCGCCAGCTTTAAGTGTGTACTCGATTACATCCAGGCCGGACATAATCTGAAATCCTTTGCTTTCAAGTGCCTGCCATACCTTCTTGTTGTCCCATAACTTCTCTCTATCCTCTGCGATAGTCGCCTTGTGGATGATTGCTGACTGGTACTTGATACGGTCTGTGTCCTCCGGCATCTTGATACCAAGCTGCTTATTACGAACATACTTTGTAAATTTCTTACGGCACTTGTCGTACTCCTCTGAGCCGAGAGGTCTGATAGAGAATGCAAAAGCGAGCTTGCCGTTTCTGACAATCTCAATCCTCTGTGTTTCCTCTTCATCGGAAGCGAAATCTGCAGCCGCAATCAGACCTGCGATGAAGTCCTCCTCATTCGCTCTGATTACCTGCTTTGTTTCCTCTTCGTTTGTCTCCACTGTGCTTACTGCAGGCTGAGTATTCTCCTCAGCTGTTGCCTCGCCTACTGTTACGCCTTTTACAAATTCTTTAGCCATTTGAATGTCCTCCAATTCTTTTTGATTAAATAAAGGGGAACCGCTCCGGCTCCCCTACTGGTTTCTTATGTGGTACCTCTTATCTGTCTACGCCGAGTAGTGACTGTAACTTAGGCGGTCTGTTGACAAAGAAGTTCCAGTTTCTCTTGATAACATCGCCGACAGTGACATTCTGAATGTCGATCTGTCCGGAAGGGATACACTCCTTGTAAACCACACGCTCCTCTGAACCATTACGTCCGAGAAGTGAACCCTGGAAGTTCCAGTGCGGCGGGATCTGAGTCTCTAATGCCTCCATGACCTCTACAAAGAACTGGTCGTCCTCCACTACGATCTGAGACATCGTGAGGCTGACAGCAAATGTGTTGGCTGTCTCGTGTTCCTGTGCGTCTCCAAGCACACTGTACTTGGCGTTGTTGTAGTTCACGTTAGATGTGAACGTATCAACTGTCGCAAGTAAAACGCCGTCCTCACTGTAGAACGCTCCATCCTTACCGGTACGTGCGTGTCTTGAGTCACCGGCGGCTCTCTCGTTTCTAATCATCGCTTTTTACCTCCTTCTACTCATTGGTGCTGAAACGGAAAATAAAGCTGAGGTAGATATGCTCCATAGAATCCTTGTCGATTACATCGATGTCGAACCATGCGGAGTCACCGTCTGCTGTGTAAGCGGAACTCTCGCTTACTGTGCAGGCTACCAGCTTGCCTTCCTCTCTCATTGCATCACCGACTGCCTGCAGCTGAGAAATTACAGTTGCCCGACCGTTGGTGTCGTTGTCTACCTTGCCTACCAGGTTGTCAGAAGTGGTATTGATACGTCTGATAAGCTCGAAACGAGTCTTAACACGGCGAATCTTTTTCCAGCCGTCGTCCTGGTTGTCCTTCGGCGTAATGAGGGTAT
It encodes the following:
- a CDS encoding phage tail assembly chaperone yields the protein MAKEFVKGVTVGEATAEENTQPAVSTVETNEEETKQVIRANEEDFIAGLIAAADFASDEEETQRIEIVRNGKLAFAFSIRPLGSEEYDKCRKKFTKYVRNKQLGIKMPEDTDRIKYQSAIIHKATIAEDREKLWDNKKVWQALESKGFQIMSGLDVIEYTLKAGEKDRIIDAIDTLSGYESNIEEVAKN